One stretch of Nomascus leucogenys isolate Asia chromosome 7b, Asia_NLE_v1, whole genome shotgun sequence DNA includes these proteins:
- the MAPK11 gene encoding mitogen-activated protein kinase 11 isoform X7: MRHENVIGLLDVFTPDETLDGFTDFRWGRSGREDPPCPCPAADHPGTHTLSAKSEGPGQGRPGEGSRRLLPDLQSYLVMPFMGTDLGKLMKHEKLGEDRIQFLVYQMLKGLRYIHAAGIIHRDLKPGNLAVNEDCELKILDFGLARQADSEMTGYVVTRWYRAPEVILNWMRYTQTVDIWSVGCIMAEMITGKTLFKGSDHLDQLKEIMKVTGTPPAEFVQRLQSDEAKNYMKGLPELEKKDFASILTNASPLAVNLLEKMLVLDAEQRVTAAEALAHPYFESLHDTEDEPQVQKYDDSFDDVDRTLDEWKRVTYKEVLSFKPPRQLGARVSKETAL; this comes from the exons ATGCGCCACGAGAAC GTGATCGGGCTGCTGGACGTATTCACTCCTGATGAGACCCTGGATGGCTTCACAGACTT CAGGTGGGGGAGAAGCGGCAGGGAGGacccaccctgcccctgccctgcagcCGACCACCCCGGGACTCACACCTTGTCGGCCAAGAGTGAAGGGCCAGGCCAAGGAAGGCCTGGAGAGGGCAGCAGGCGCCTCCTGCCTGACTTGCAGAG TTACCTGGTGATGCCGTTCATGGGCACTGACCTGGGCAAGCTCATGAAACATGAGAAGCTAGGCGAGGACCGGATCCAGTTCCTCGTGTACCAGATGCTGAAGGGGCTGAGG TATATCCACGCTGCCGGCATCATCCACAGA GACCTGAAGCCTGGCAACCTGGCTGTGAACGAAGACTGTGAGCTGAAG ATCCTGGACTTTGGCCTGGCCAGGCAGGCAGACAGTGAGATGACTGGGTACGTGGTGACCCGGTGGTACCGAGCTCCCGAGGTCATCTTGAATTGGATGCGCTACACGCAGACGG TGGACATCTGGTCTGTGGGCTGCATCATGGCGGAGATGATCACAGGCAAGACGCTGTTCAAGGGCAGCGACC ACCTGGACCAGCTGAAAGAGATCATGAAGGTGACAGGGACGCCTCCGGCTGAGTTTGTGCAGCGGCTGCAGAGCGATGAG GCCAAGAACTACATGAAGGGCCTCCCCGAATTGGAGAAGAAGGATTTTGCCTCCATCCTGACCAATGCAAGCCCTCTGG CTGTGAACCTCCTGGAGAAGATGCTGGTGCTGGATGCGGAGCAGCGGGTGACGGCGGCCGAGGCGCTGGCCCATCCCTACTTCGAGTCCCTGCACGACACGGAAGATGAGCCCCAGGTCCAGAAGTATGATGACTCCTTTGACGACGTGGACCGCACACTGGATGAATGGAAGC